The following are from one region of the Cervus canadensis isolate Bull #8, Minnesota chromosome 21, ASM1932006v1, whole genome shotgun sequence genome:
- the LOC122423573 gene encoding C-type lectin domain family 7 member A-like isoform X4, which translates to MSLWKEMEKLHPFPSFPLHLQIMFKLGAPMIEKQRQILLRDAFQAASSGCIVAITLGIICVILLGISAFFASKYFQNSFNYQNMLDNGTQEYDQNLLDNGTQEHEKSRTPMKNKCFSKDRLNSENYREEYKNKWSFCEEKCYYFSDILKTFEESRKFCSNQGSHLLKIDDEDEQEFIQSLVSYFSWIGLSRKGIVSPWKWEDGSLLENKLNLQNSNINNNNCAYVAANKVAASVCTKRFFFICEKNYA; encoded by the exons atgtcactttggaaagaaatggaaaaattacatCCCTTCCCCTCATTTCCCTTACATCTCCAAATAATGTTTAAATTGGGAGCACCAATGATTGAAAAACAGAGGCAAATACTTCTAAGAGATg CATTCCAAGCAGCATCTTCTGGATGTATTGTGGCAATAACACTAGGAATTATATGTGTCATCCTTTTGGGAATATCAGCATTTTTTGCTTCTAAGT attttcaaaattcttttaattaTCAAAACATGTTGGATAATGGCACTCAGGAATATGATCAGAACTTGTTGGATAATGGCACACAGGAACATGAGAAATCCAGGACtcctatgaaaaataaatgcttttcaaaGGATCGGTTAAACTCAG aaaattacagggaagaatacaaaaacaaatgGTCTTTCTGTGAAGAGAAATGCTACTATTTTTCTGATATACTTAAAACCTTCGAAGAGAGTCGGAAATTCTGCTCCAACCAGGGCTCCCATCTGTTGAAGATAGATGATGAGGATGAACAG GAATTTATTCAGTCTTTGGTGTCTTATTTTTCTTGGATTGGATTATCTCGAAAAGGAATTGTCAGCCCCTGGAAGTGGGAAGATGGTTCTTTGCTAGAAAATAAACT AAATCTGCAGAATTCAaacataaacaacaacaactgtgcATATGTTGCAGCAAACAAAGTAGCTGCCTCAGTGTGCACCAAGcggtttttctttatttgtgagAAGAATTATGCTTAG